TGCGTACAGAGCTTCGGCGGAGCTAGCGTTCCCCTGTCTTAACGCGATGAATGCCTCTGAGGCCAATACTTCGCTTTGTGCATGAAGCTCGGCCCAGCTCATTGGTCGTCCCCGAGCTTTGCCATAATGATCGCGCGAGCCTGAAAGCCGACAACGGAGGCGATGGCCGGCAAGTTGCTGGCGCCAGCAGCAGCTTGTTTGAGTTTGCTTTTAAGACGTTGTTCGATGACCTTTTCATCTCCCCGATCGGTTCCTGAAACTTCGAGTCGTATGCATGCTTCGAGATCTGAAGCATCGCTGCCTGCTGGGGCGATGTAATAATCTGCGCCGGTAAGCGTTTCCGCGCGGCGAACGGCCACCAATCCTTGCTCAAGTTCTACCGCAGCAAGGGTGAGCCCGTAAGCCCCGGCTTCAGTTGTATCGATTTCGTTAGCCCATGCACGAAGCGTTCGGTCATCGGGTGGGTTCCAATCGGCACGACACTCTGACGCCTTCTCATCAACGTCGACTGACACCATCGTGGGCGGCTCGTGATGACGGCTCAGGCAAACTGCAGCGGCTTCCGCATATCCGTCGCCAACCGCTCGCGTAAGTCCGGGGTGACGCTCGGAAAGGCTATCCAGCGACAAGTTGCGGATCTTTTTCTCTTCTAGGGTATTGGTCGACATCGTTTTAGCCCTCTTCCCCGATCGATGTTAGCGAACCGCAATAGCACGACGATTATTTTGCCTGCCCTGCGCAGGACGCTGCCCTTGCGCAATTTCAACTTCGCGCCGCGCAGGCATATCGAGCGGCACGCGGCGACGCCTGGCTTCTCACGAAGCTGGGCAGTCGGAGCCCAGGGCGGAAGCCTATTTAACCCGAGGAATGGTACTAAAGTTTTTGCACCTGTTGCCGTACAACATGCATCGATATGCGTGAATGCGAAAGCGGGCGACAGCTAACTGAAAGTATTCTGAAGCGGCTGGCGCCTCTATCGGTCTGTCTTGGTCAACCGATACCAAAAAATCGTCGAAACGGGTCATGCATCAACCGGCCGGAGAGCTGCAATATCTAGTAAATCGCGGTGACAGGAGGCGCGTTGAGCAGCATTGGATGGATTGATTTCTCTTCGACAGATCGCGAACGCGTAGCCGGCGTCCTTGCGTTGCTGAGTGAAGCCGGTACGCTCGACGAGTTAGGTATCGGGCAGTTACGTGACGCGTTCGCCGATAGCCTTTTCCCTGGCTTCTCTACCGTTCAGACGCGGGCGAAATACTTCGCCACGGTTCCGCAGATTTTCGACGACTATTGGGCGTTGCCGCCGAGGGAGCGGAGGCGCCGGTCGCTCGAGGCGTATCTGAAAGAATCGGAAGACTATGTGGCCGAACGGTTGGTCCACAACCATGAAGCAGATCACAGGGAACTCCGCGAACCATTTCCGAACGGCATTATCGGTAAGGAGCGTGTTGGAAAAGGCGGTGCGTCTCGGCGGCCCTCATCTGCGTATTGGACAGGTCTGCGCAAGTTCGGTTTAGTCGGTACTGAACTGTCGATCGCGGAATTCTGCCGCAGTGCGAGCGAGCAGCAACCAGTCGAGAGCCTGCTGCGCGATGGCGCCGAGGTCGACAGCCAAGAGGACGACGATCTGATGAAACGTCGGCGACTCGTCGCGACGATACCGCGCCGGAGTGGCGACTGGCGCGAAGACATTCGCATCACACTTACCCGCCCGGAGGCCGAACTCCTGTACAACAAGATTCGTTACGCCGGGGCGCTGAAGGACAGTATCCCAGCACAGCTGATCAACACGGATCTGTTTAACGAAGGCACGCTGCTCGGCGCGGAAAATTTCGAGGCGCTGAGTAGCGCCCTTCAAGAGTTGCCGCAGGTGTCTGAAAGTTGCCGCACTGCTGCGCGCAATGCCGCTCGATTTAGTAAGGCGTTCCTTGGCGCGCACCTGCGTTTCAACTATTTGATTGCCGAGAAGCTCGAGCAGACGAAACGTGCGGGCGAGCTGAGTCAGGAGTTTGCCGCCTGGCGGGCTGCTGCGGCGGACGAGGGTCTTTTCAATGCCACGGCCGTCGACGAGTGGTTGTCGCCTTCCGTCGCATTGCAGGTTGGACTCAAAGCCAACACGCGTCGGTTCATTCGACGCTGGCACGAAGCCATGACTGCGTATAACACGCCAATCGAGCGGCTCGACACTCTAGTGCGAGAACAAGCGGAAGCCAACAAGGGCAACCGCTCGCTGTTAAAGCGCTCGTTACCTGCTGACACCGGCTGGGTGGGGATCTACACGTTGCAATATCGCTGGCCGCAGGCAAGTCAGATCCTGACGGACATTCGCGAGGGGCTCGCATGCTGAATCCTGCATCCAGCCGCTGTGACTACGGTCAACTGCTGCGGCCTCCGGCGCTCGAGGAAACTGACGGCATTGCTTATGAGCTCGACGCGGCAATTGCGACCACCTACACGCTCGACCTCAATGCGTTGTTGGTGCTGCCTGTTTCGCTGGTGCTCGGCAACACGCTCGAAGGCGATCTTGGTGGCGAGAAAATCGCGTTGCTCGAGGCGGTCGACCGACTGAGTGGCAAACTGAAGGTGTTTTATCAGTGCGGCAACATTCACGTGCCGCCTGAATTTAACCGGCTCTTCGGCTTGCTCGAGCCGATGCTCGTGCCCATCGTGCCGTCCGGGCAGGACGACGAGCGCAGCGCGGCGTTCTCATCTTTTCATCCGAAGCTGTGGCTGTTGCGCTATGTGCGGACTGGCCGACACGCGTCGGGCACGCCTGATCCGAAGCGTAGATACCGGCTGCTCGTGATGAGCCGCAACCTGACGTTCGACCGGAGCTGGGACTTGACGGTGAGCCTCGACGGTGAACCGTCGGCGGAGTCGGCACGCAGTGATGACCGGCTTGCGTCGTTCGTCGAATCGCTGGAACCACATGCGCCCGGCTTCGGGCCATTGAAGTCCATGATCCGCGATTTGCGACGCATGCTGTGGCAGCCACCGCAGCCGTTCCGCGACCCGCGC
Above is a window of Burkholderia thailandensis E264 DNA encoding:
- a CDS encoding DUF6361 family protein, producing the protein MSSIGWIDFSSTDRERVAGVLALLSEAGTLDELGIGQLRDAFADSLFPGFSTVQTRAKYFATVPQIFDDYWALPPRERRRRSLEAYLKESEDYVAERLVHNHEADHRELREPFPNGIIGKERVGKGGASRRPSSAYWTGLRKFGLVGTELSIAEFCRSASEQQPVESLLRDGAEVDSQEDDDLMKRRRLVATIPRRSGDWREDIRITLTRPEAELLYNKIRYAGALKDSIPAQLINTDLFNEGTLLGAENFEALSSALQELPQVSESCRTAARNAARFSKAFLGAHLRFNYLIAEKLEQTKRAGELSQEFAAWRAAAADEGLFNATAVDEWLSPSVALQVGLKANTRRFIRRWHEAMTAYNTPIERLDTLVREQAEANKGNRSLLKRSLPADTGWVGIYTLQYRWPQASQILTDIREGLAC